The following DNA comes from Hordeum vulgare subsp. vulgare chromosome 3H, MorexV3_pseudomolecules_assembly, whole genome shotgun sequence.
AAGGATATCCCTTAACAAGTGATTTTAGAGTTTCTAGCAGGTAGGTCACTATATAGGGTCTCCCATCGAGTAAGCCATCCAATTGTAAGAATTCTATTCTTCTCGTAGTGCACATAATAGTTATTTTGCGCACTTAGCAGTTGCGAGCGAACGATGTGCGCTAGTTCTTTTTTGCTCCCTTTATTTTCTGTGCTTCTCTATTTGTgatgtttttgttttattttctatcttcatcctcctaattatttcttttatttttcttttacccTTAGTTTTCttttcctaatttttgaaatgttgtctTTTATTATATTATCTTTTAGTACCAGATGACCATGTTTTCATTTCttagatttttttccttttcgataTTTTAATAACTTGATGAGTTTCTTACCCAATGAACAATTTTAATTAAACTATGAGAATATTAAAATATGTGATGACCATATTTTGTTACACAATTTCCATACCTCTAATAGGAAATTCAAATATTGTCAAATATGTGATGATTCTTTCCAAATTTCGACCACAGTTCTTTAATATAGAATACATATTTTTTCTTTGAAATAGGTGACAAATAGTTTTCATATGCACGATATCCCATTAGAAGTTTCAGTTGCTCAATTTTTAATTCGCGAGTGCCTAGGCACGAAATAGGAGGTATCATCCAAGTGAGGAGGAGCGTCACATCACTTCACGACCAGGGGACGGTCTCAGTCAGGAAAGAAGGACTAGCAAGCTGAATTTAGCAACAACACATGCATACCACACCTAATTTCCGTCTATAGAAAATTCAAGGATTTTTATTAAAAGACATAAGTAGAAAATACACACCTCACACAAATATGAATGCCTTTAGTACTAAAATTAGATCTTGCTCCCTAAATAGAAATTGGACCTCGGTCGGGTGGATGTTTTGACCGGTTTTGTAGAAATGCATTCACCAAATTTAGCGTCTATGGAGGTCCAATGGCTGATGGCCTCACTATCATACCACTTGCCCCGACCCTAGGTTATCGCCTATATAAATGTAATGCAACGCAAGCATCTCGATCAACACTAGTGTTGGTGGTCCAACTATCAAAGCGAAATCGacaacaagatggatgccaagcgCAAGGCCGAGTCGctgctcatcatcacccttgtgGTGGCGGCGGCCACATCACCTGTGTTGGTGGCCTCGGGGCATGAGAAGGCTACTCCCACCTGCCTCACCGAGTACTCCAAGCTCTGTGGCAAGGGCGAAAAAAAGGACGCCACGTGCACTGCCATGGTCGACAAGGCATGCAGCACTGAGGCAACCAGCGTCACCTTCATCGAGCGCTTGTTCACGGAGCTCGCCGAGGTCGGGGAAAAGAAGGAGGAAGTGTTTAATCTAGAAACTTCTGGAGGGCAGGATGCCCTGAAAGAATCCGTCGACAAGCATGGTGGCTGCCCAGGCGACAAGACTGTCAAGGACTATTCTACCCAATGTGGCGCCGACTGCGACAAGGCATGCATGGATCCTACTTGCACCGACCACTGCTACGTCGACTGCCCATACATGGCTGCGAGATTTGGTTACATCATGGCCACCCCCGCCAATAAGAAAGCCATAGAGCAAGACATGGATTGCTTCAAGCATTGCGCAAAGGAAAAGGATAGCTCAGATAACAAGTGTCGCGATACATGCAAGCTGATTTCTTCTACCCCTACACCCGCCCCGGCCAAAGCCGCTTGAAAATGCATCTATTTATTCCTTCTTTTGGCGAATTGAAAATGCTTCTATTCTATCATCGTAATTTATTCATGTTCCGCATGTATtcatctttttgttttgttttgcctaTTCTAAATCAATAAATAAAAGCACGGTACTCGGAATAATTTTCTCTGTAAGTCTCAAATGTCATGTTTGAATGGCACTAGAACATCGCCTCGCATAATAAAATTAGAGGATTTGTAACTTCCCATTACCCTATAAATATAGGGTAATGTCTTACACGGTTTATATTTGGTAAAATGGTGATGAGATAAATCCAAATAATGTGTTGGCAACCCAGTGCACTAGTTCACTCAATCAACCTCAAATTACAACCTTAGGTGGTTGGATCAAGGAACTAGAGAATATGGGGATCCTAGGGAAGGAACTAGAAGAGGAGGAATAAGAATTGTAGCCAGTCGGATAAGTCAACCAAGAAGAGGAAGACACCTTCAAGTGTTGTTGTATATCGCTCAATACGAGTGCTAACGCCAGATCGACCATTAATGGTATTAGGGTATCGTCATAGCTATCAGTTAATCATCTGGCAAACGATCACATACTCTTTTTTCACACCTATTTCTTCTTAGTCTAGTTTTTACCTACTTTTTCTATCGAGGTCGGTTTTTAAGTCAAAACAATGTCGTGGAATTCAAATAAATGTTCTTGGATCCAAATAAATGGTTATGAATTCAAAAAAGTGCATGAATTCAAAAATGTTGGTTAATTCAGAAAAATGTGCATGAATTCATGAAAATGTTCACCCGTTTGAAATAAGAACATTAACTCAAAAATTATTTATAAATAAAAAAATTGTTCTTAGACTCTAGTTATTTTTGAAAATTGCAAACAATATTTATTAAATGTTCACTTTCTTGTAATTTCTAaacgttattcaatttttttgaaacatgTGTGCTTCCTGGAAAAGGACAAAAACAATGC
Coding sequences within:
- the LOC123439515 gene encoding uncharacterized protein LOC123439515 yields the protein MDAKRKAESLLIITLVVAAATSPVLVASGHEKATPTCLTEYSKLCGKGEKKDATCTAMVDKACSTEATSVTFIERLFTELAEVGEKKEEVFNLETSGGQDALKESVDKHGGCPGDKTVKDYSTQCGADCDKACMDPTCTDHCYVDCPYMAARFGYIMATPANKKAIEQDMDCFKHCAKEKDSSDNKCRDTCKLISSTPTPAPAKAA